From Fundulus heteroclitus isolate FHET01 chromosome 5, MU-UCD_Fhet_4.1, whole genome shotgun sequence, a single genomic window includes:
- the mtmr7b gene encoding myotubularin-related protein 7b isoform X2 encodes MLVMMEHIRTPKVENVRLLERSSGQRKASVGTLYLSATHTIFIENNPETRRETWVLHSMVCGVERPPATPSGSPLVLRCKDFRVLQVLVPQERDCADVHASLVRLSRPENYSELYCLSFNPNVNKEEREESWTFIDPQADYRRMGVPNNLWVSTAANSEYRVCDTYPAELFVPKSATPAVIVGSSRFRSRGRFPALSYFHQDTLAAVCRCSQPLSGFSGRCQEDETMLQALMKSNPGSDFIYVVDTRPKLNAMANRAAGKGYENEDHYANIKLQFIGIENIHVMRSSQQKIMDVGEMRGASMTDFLWGLENSGWLKHIKAVLDAGVFIARAVADEGVSVLVHCSDGWDRTAQACSVASILLDPFYRTIKGFMVLIERDWVSFGHKFSHRYAHLDGDPKEVSPVIDQFLESVWQLSEQFPCAFEFNERFLIAVRTHVYSCQYGTFLGNCEKERRDLRLRERSHSVWPQLWKDRSQYTNPLYKAELGQSQGILRPNTTPYCFKMWKGLYNHAEKPPPPRQSPADFLSAVREESQQLEEELTNQQEVPAGGTAHRADQEDRGSHRQTGHLGEDGGSEEK; translated from the exons ATGTTAGTGATGATGGAGCACATCCGGACTCCCAAG GTGGAGAACGTCCGTCTCCTGGAGCGTTCCTCAGGCCAGAGGAAGGCCAGCGTGGGAACCCTCTACCTGTCCGCCACCCACACCATCTTCATCGAGAACAACCCTGAGACCCGCAGAGagacctgg GTTCTGCACAGCATGGTCTGCGGCGTGGAGCGGCCGCCCGCCACGCCCTCAGGGAGCCCGCTCGTCCTCCGCTGCAAAGACTTCcgggttctgcaggttctggtccCGCAGGAGAGAGACTGCGCGGACGTCCACGCCTCGCTGGTCCGTCTGTCCCGACCCG AGAACTACAGCGAGCTGTACTGCCTGTCCTTCAACCCCAACGTGAACAAGGAGGAGCGGGAGGAGTCCTGGACCTTCATCGACCCGCAGGCCGACTACAGGAGGATGGGCGTCCCCAACAACCTGTGGGTCTCCACCGCCGCCAACAGCGAGTACCGG GTCTGCGACACGTACCCCGCTGAGCTGTTCGTCCCAAAGTCGGCCACGCCCGCCGTCATCGTGGGCAGCTCCAGGTTCAGGAGCCGAGGACGCTTTCCTGCTCTGTCCTACTTCCACCAGGACACGCTG GCGGCGGTGTGCCGGTGCAGCCAGCCGCTGTCGGGCTTCAGCGGCCGCTGCCAGGAGGACGAGACGATGCTGCAGGCGCTGATGAAGTCCAACCCAGGGAGCGACTTCATCTACGTGGTGGACACCCGGCCCAAG CTGAACGCCATGGCGAACCGGGCGGCGGGGAAAGGCTACGAGAACGAGGACCACTACGCCAACATCAAGCTGCAGTTCATCGGCATCGAGAACATCCACGTGATGAGGAGCAGCCAGCAGAAGATCATGGACG TGGGCGAGATGCGCGGCGCCTCCATGACGGACTTCCTGTGGGGGCTGGAGAACTCTGGCTGGCTGAAGCACATCAAAGCCGTTCTGGACGCCGGAGTCTTCATCGCCAGG GCGGTGGCTGACGAAGGTGTGAGCGTTCTGGTTCACTGCTCGGACGGATGGGACCGGACGGCCCAGGCCTGTTCTGTGGCCAGTATCCTGCTGGACCCGTTCTACAGAACCATCAAAGGCTTCATG gtgcTGATAGAGAGGGACTGGGTTTCTTTCGGCCACAAGTTCTCCCACAG GTACGCTCACCTGGACGGAGATCCCAAAGAGGTGTCCCCCGTCATAGACCAGTTCCTGGAGAGCGTGTGGCAGCTCTCTGAGCAGTTTCCCTGTGCCTTCGAGTTCAACGAGCGCTTCCTCATCGCCGTCCGCACACACGTCTACTCCTGCCAGTACGGCACCTTCCTGGGGAACTGTGAGAAGGAGCGCCGGGACCTGAG GCTTCGTGAGCGCAGTCACTCGGTGTGGCCGCAGCTGTGGAAGGACAGGTCCCAGTACACCAACCCGCTTTATAAGGCCGAGCTGGGCCAGAGCCAGGGCATCCTGAGGCCCAACACCACCCCCTACTGCTTCAA GATGTGGAAGGGCCTCTACAACCACGCGGAGAAACCGCCGCCCCCCCGACAGTCACCCGCTGACTTCCTGTCTGCCGTCAGGGAGGAGtcccagcagctggaggaggagctgaCCAATCAGCAGGAGGTACCGGCCGGAGGAACCGCCCACCGCGCGGATCAAG